Part of the Terrisporobacter glycolicus ATCC 14880 = DSM 1288 genome is shown below.
AAAGAAGCACCCTTTGAATTTAATTATAATAATAGAATTTATAGAATTCATGTAAGAAATATAAAAGATATAGAACAGTTAGATAAAAAAAGTGAAGAAAATAAAACATATGATATGTTGATTACTATAAACGATATTACAAATACCAAGGCCACAGAAAAACAATTATTGCAATCAGAAAAAATGGCTGCCATTGGTCAACTAGCTGCAGGTGTTGCCCATGAAATAAGAAATCCTTTAGGTATTATTAGAAATTACTGTTATCTTCTTCAAGGAAAAAATGCTAGACAAAATGAAGAAATTTACCAAAAGAGCATAGATAATATTGAATTATCAGTTGAGAGGGCCAGTGGAATTATAGATAATCTTCTTAACTTTTCTGCTATATCGGGAGATGAATACAAAAAAATAAATATAAGGGAGTTTTTACTTTTTATTTTACAATTAGAGAAAAAATCTATGAAAGAAATGAACATAGAATCAATTTTATCTTGTGAAAATATATGTATTTATACTAATGAGGAAAGTTTAAAACATATTTTTATAAACTTAATTACTAATGCTGTTGACTCCATGCCAAATGGAGGGATTATAAAAATTATTTGCGTTGATAAAGGTCCTATTATACAAATTGACATTACTGATAGTGGTGTTGGTATTGAAAAACATAATTTAGATAATATATTTAATCCATTTTTCACAACTAAAAACCCAGGAAAGGGAACTGGTTTAGGCCTTTTCATAGTTTATAATGAAGTTCAAAAACTAGGTGGAAGTATTGAAATAACTAGTAGTGAAATAAATATAGGGACAACATTTAGGATTGAAATACCTACAAAGGGGGGGTTGATTTAGATGGACAATTTTAAAATACTTGTAGTGGATGATGAAATACAATATCAAGAAGTTATAAATATGATTTTACAAAATGAAGGATATAAAACAAAAGTGGCTAGTTGTGGCGAAGAAGCTTTGGAAATATTAAAAAAAGAAGAATTTCACTTAGTTTTAACAGATTTAAAAATGAATGGTATGGATGGAATCCATTTGCTAGAAGAAATAAAAAATAACTATATGAACACTTATGTCATGTTAATAACTGGTTTTGGTACAATAAAAAATGCTGTTGAAGCAATGAAAAAAGGAGCTTTTGGGTATTTTATAAAGGGAAATAATCCAGGGGAACTTTTAAGAGAAATTGAAAAAGTTAAGAAAGAATGTGAAAGTTCAGAAAAAGTTGAAAAAATAAATAACAAGTTTTTGTTAGATACTAAAAATTATAATTTTAGAAAAATAATAGAAATTGCTAAAAAAGCAGCTTCTGCTGATGTAAATGTTTTAATAACAGGAGAATCAGGAACAGGGAAAGAAGTAATGGCCAGATTTATTTATGAAAATAGTAAAAGAAAGAATGAAAAATTTGTACCAGTTAACTGTCAGGCATTTTCAAGTGGCTTATTAGAGTCTGAGTTATTTGGTCATGAAAAAGGATCTTTTACAGGTGCAGTTAATAAAAGAATCGGTCGTTTTGAAGAAGCTCACGGTGGAAC
Proteins encoded:
- a CDS encoding sigma-54-dependent transcriptional regulator, with amino-acid sequence MDNFKILVVDDEIQYQEVINMILQNEGYKTKVASCGEEALEILKKEEFHLVLTDLKMNGMDGIHLLEEIKNNYMNTYVMLITGFGTIKNAVEAMKKGAFGYFIKGNNPGELLREIEKVKKECESSEKVEKINNKFLLDTKNYNFRKIIEIAKKAASADVNVLITGESGTGKEVMARFIYENSKRKNEKFVPVNCQAFSSGLLESELFGHEKGSFTGAVNKRIGRFEEAHGGTLFLDEVGEIDLNTQVKLLRVLENRTIEKIGSNKPIDVDFRLICATNKDFYEAIENKEFREDLFYRINTISIHLPSLKERKEDLPMLIDFFLKKSSAKYNKKIEKVEDDVMNHLLSYEYKGNIRELKNILDRLVVLSENGIIRKEFVSANVQPSVEPDCGNFIKLKDIKPLKEIKQEAEANYIKKVLERFNGNITKSAEYLEISRRQLFNKIVEYNVKENL